Genomic DNA from Brassica rapa cultivar Chiifu-401-42 chromosome A04, CAAS_Brap_v3.01, whole genome shotgun sequence:
GATGATAGTCTTGGGTTCAAACAAGATAACTTCTGCTTATGACAAATCTTTTTTTATGGATGCAAGAATTGGCAAAAGAAAGACATGTGAAGCTTGGGCTAAGGTTGGCTAATATATACTTGTTCGAGAACTTAGAATCTAATATATGGTCGTAATTTCTTAAACAACAAAGTTGATATGGCCGAGTTGGTCTAAGGCGCCAGATTAAGGTTCTGGTCCGAaagggcgtgggttcaaatcccactgtcaacacataattttttataaatttcatcGTTTTGCACATTTAATTTGTTAAGGCTTGTAGAGTAATCGCATACACTACGTGTAATtcattcaatttattttttaaaccgTGCATGTTATTATCCGGTGATCAATGAGTTTGTGCACAAGAACTCTGTTTATTCCCCAAAAAAAACCTTTAAGATCATATTACTGGTTATTCATAAAAGCTCAAGATTTTCTCTTAAACTCTGCTAATCGTTAGATTTGTTGAATTCGTTTCTTTTATTTAGTTTCTATGTGATCCAGTGGCAGTTTCCAAGCAAAGAACCTTTAAAATGGTAATAACCTTAAAATCCAAAATccaatagcaaaaaaaaaaaagaaaccggCCTTGCTTAATTATAAGCTTCAAAATCAATCTCACTTCTTGCTGAAAGAGCATCCTTCCGTTAACCTAGCCTTTCCTCGTAGGCTGGCACAGAACTGTCTGGCAGATTAGGTGAGTGCTCACCATTAAGGGTGCTCTAAGAGATTCAAACTCTATTTTTCACATTAATCACAGACCTATGTGGTCTAGTACCCGTCGACTAGGACTGAGTTTACTAGTTTAGCCTAATAAAATGAAGGGAACACAGATTTGACATATCTATTCTCTGCATGCTGGTGATGTTTTCCATAATGACAATTGTCAACCTCAACTATGAATTGGTGAGTTGACTTTTCTGGAGACTTAAGCATAAGGCAGAAAAGATAAAATGGCCACAAAAAATCTAACACTAAGTATGGAGAAGACAAAGTCCCCTTCTCAAATTCAGAATCATGGTATACCACAAATTAAAAGAGACTCTCTAACACAACAAAACGTGAAACCTACCTCTGCTTTATACAAAGGCCATGTTAACAAAAGAAGAGCCAATTAACAAACAGAGACAACTACATTATAGACTAGCcttgtctctctttttttttttttttatcacgtTAAGTTCCATGCGGAGCTAGCTTAAGCTGAGGGTGGTCATATGACCCATATggattttatcaaaagaaaaatttcctttgtattttgaaacaaaactgaaaaaaaatgttaaagatTTATGTGAAGATTAGATTaagatgaaaagatgaaaaatgTTTCAGAGAAGAAActgtataattttattattagatTCTTATTTTTACAGAGAAGGAGATGATGAGTTCTTATAGAACGATAGTGGAACTCTCTAGATTAGTTTTGATCCTGTACACTAATCCTTATCCATATTATTTTGACTTGATGTTGGGTTTATAGTTGGGCTTTGACTCCAAATATTATTCACACTCCCCCTCAAACTTGGGGAGGGTGACCAACCAACACCAAGTTTGCTTCTAAGGTTGACAAACTCTTTTCTTGACAAGGGTTTGGTGAAGATGTCTGCGACTTGAAGCTTGGCTGGTACATGTTTGATCTCAATTAATCCTAGAGCCACCTGCTCCCGGATGTAGTGGTAGTCAGTATCGAAGTGCTTGGACCTTTTGTGAAGTGCTGGATTTGCACTGAGGTAGACGGCAGAGAGGTTGTCGCATTGTAGAAGAGTAGGTTGATATTGTGCGATACCAATGTCTCTGAGGAGAGCGCAATTCCATGTGATTTCTTGGGCAGTCTCCGTAAGAGCTCTATATTCAGCTTCTGTTGATGATCTTGAAACAGTGGGTTGTCTTCTTGTGCACCAAGAGACAAGGTTAGGTCCTAGCAGCGTACAAAATCCAGTTGTTGATCGCCGTGTCTCTTTACAACCGGCCCAATCACTGTCACTATAGGCCGTGAGGATCAAGTCACAATGCTTCTTGATGTGTAAGCCCATGTTTATAGTTCCTTTGATGTAGCGGAGGATTCTTTTAAGAAGGCTGAAGTCTGTGTCAGTTGGAGAGTGCATCCTCTGGCAGGCGAAATTAACAGCATACTGAATGTCGGGACGTGTTATAGTGAGATACTGCAGCTTCCCGGCCAAGCTACGAAAGTAGGTAGGTTCCGAGAACTTCTCTGTCTCTGTATTTTCAATATGCTGTGGTAGTGGTGTTGCCATTGGGTTGCAATTCGTCATTGACGCTTGATGTAATATGTCCTTCGCATATGCCGTTTGATGGAGGAAGAGACCATCGTCATGAGATTCGATTTCAATACCCAGGAAGTAGCGTGGAGGACCAAGATCTTTCATTGAAAACCTGCGGTTAAGAGTCTCGAGTAGATCATTTAGAAGCTGGGAGTGACTTCCTGTGAGGAgtatatcatccacatacaagAGCAGCACCATTGTTTGTCCATTCTTGTGATAAGTGAATAATGATGGATCTGATTTACTGCATTTAAACCCAAACTCAATAATGTAGTTGCTAAAAGTGTCATACCAGGCTCTAGGACCTTGCTTGAGACCATAAATGGCTTTGGTAAGACGGCAAACATATGACGGTTTAGTTTCGTCGATGAATCCGGGTGGTTGAAGCATGAAAACAGGTTCCTTTAGCTCGCCGTGAAGGAAGGCATTAGACACATCAAGTTGTTTTATTATCCAGCCTTTCGCAGTAGCCACTTCAAGTACAAGCCGGATCGTAGCAGTTCGAACGACAGGGCTGAAGGTTTCGAGATAGTCAAGACCCTCTTCTTGATCAAAGCCCTTTGCTACAAGACGAGCTTTTAATTTTTCGACCGTTCCATCAGGGTGAAATTTTGTCTTGAACACCCATCTGCTTCCCAAAATGTTCATGTCTTTGGTTGGTGGTACCAGAGACCAAGTATTTAACATGTGAATTCTCTGCATTTCTTCTTGTACCGCCACATTCCAACCAGGATGTTTCAAGGCACTTGTAATTGTTTTGGGTTCTTCAACGGTATACTTTGAAGCTTGAAGTGCATATCTTGTATTTGGTTTGTATATGCCTGCCTTTGATCTAGTAATCATTGAGTGTACATTCTGGTTTTGATCTTCTTCAACTTGCTCTGGAGTTGCTGTATGATCTGCGACATTATCTGTTTCAGTCGCTTCATTATCCTCTGTCACAGCCGGATTTTCTGTTAAAGTATCGGTTGTTGCAGGAGCAAAGATAGGAGCCGGCAGTTCTCTTGATTGATGCTGTGTGGCAGACGTCTCTGTAGATGATGTATTGGTTTGCCAAGCTTTCAGCAGTGACGTCTTGTATCGGGGAACAAAGCTTTGATATCTTTGTTTGAAGGGGAAGCATTCTTCATCAAATAACACATGACGACATATGTAGACACGACCAGAAGGAGGGTATAGACACCGGTATCCCTTATGTTGTGAACTATACCCAAGGAAGACACACTGCAGTGAGCGAGGATCAAACTTATTTTCAGCTAAAGGTCTTAGGCATGGATAACAAGCTGATCCGAAGACACGAAGAAATGTATAATCTGGTTTAGCTTTGAAGAGTGTTTCATAGGGGCTTTTGTGTTCTAACGCCGTTGAAGGTAGGAGGTTGCTTATGAAACAAGCCGAAAAGAACGCTTCAACCCAATAATGTAGTGGAGTGTGACTTTGATATAACATGGACAGTCCAAGCTCGATCAAGTGTCGATGTTTCCGTTCGGCTAAaccattttgttgtggagtatacggacaagAGATCCGATGTCTGATGCCATTCTCTAATAGGTGTTTCTTTAATTGATGATTAGTGAATTCTCCTCCACCATCACTTTGAAAAACTTTAATCTTGGATGCAAACTGATTTTCTACCATCTTTTGAAATGCAAAGAACACTGAGTTAAACTCAGACTTTGTACGTAGAGGATAGAACCAAGCAAAACGAGAAAAGTCATCAATAAAAACCGCATAATATTTGAAGCCTTGATTCGATACAACCGGTGACGGACCCCATAGATCACAGTGAATCCGATCTAAAGGTTGTAAAACACGTGAATCCGAATCAAAAAACTGAAGTTTACTACTTTTTCCCATTTGGCAAGGCTCACAAAGAGGGGAGATGCTGCTCTTATTCTTATTTACAATGATATCCTTGCTGTTCTTTAGCTGCTGGAGAATTTTTGAGTTGGAGTGCCCGAGTCGATAATGCCAAACTTCTTCACTTGCTGAACACTGACGGTTTGAATATAAAGCACTTAACTCTTGATCCTCCAGCACATAAAGTCCCTTACGTCGAGGACCCTTTGCCACCACTTTCTGAGTATTTAGATCAATCACACATACTTTATTAGCGTCAAAGAAAACTCCACATGAATAGTCATCGCACAGCTTAGAAACAGAGAGAAGTGATTTTTGTATATCTGGGCATACGACAACATCATTTAGTCGTATGGTACCTGAAGATGAGGATATGGTGGTGGAGCCAACATGAGTTATTGGTAAGAATGTCCCATCAGCAACTAGAACAGTGTCATTGCCTTCATACGGAGTTGATGTCTGCAGCATATTTGGTGAAGCTGTGACATGAGTTGATGCTCCAGAGTCGGGGAACCATTCTTTTCCTGAGTTATCAGATATACGTAAAGAGGAGAAGGCTTGGTTTAGTTGCTGGCCTTGAAAATTGTGATCAAAGCGATTATAGCATTTAATTGCTGTGTGCCCGACACGACCACAGATTTGACAAGTGGGGCGTTCACCAGAATTGTGTATGTTACTTTGATGTTGAGGGAAACCTCTTCCTCGGGTTGAGTATCCACTGCGACCACGGTTGAATCCGGAACGAGAATAGCCTCCACGACCTCTCTGATTGTAGTTAGAACGTTGAGACTGAAACGCCATATGGGGGGTTGTTTCAGAAATATTTTCGTACGATTGCAGTCGCGAGGCAAACGCTGAGATCTCTGAAACCGCGTCATTGAAGGTTGGTGGAGGTGTGCGTGACATAGAATTCTGGATCACAGCGCATACAGGATCATAGTCTCGACCCAACCCATTCATAAAACTGAAGATTTTGAGTGATTCTTCAACCGGTTTCCCAATAGAACTTAGCTGGTCGCAAACTGTCCTGAACTCACTGCAATAAGTAGAAAATTCTCTGCCTTGGAGAGTCATTAGCTGGAGTTTGCGTTTGAGTTCAAACTCTCTAGCAATAGAGCTCCGGTTGAAGTTATTGGCAAGGGAAAGCCAAACGTCTTGAGATGTTGGAAGACAATGAACGAAGCCAAGTACCTCCTCTGTTAAAGTGCCAAAAATCCAAGATTTGATCAGCTCATCAGTACAAATCCAGTTATCGTAGTCtggatttggggttgtggtctGAACTCCATCTGTTGTGGTAACCGTAGTAGCTGAAGGAGCTGGGATTTGGCCATTAACGAACCCTAATAGCTTTTGGGAACGAAGGAGAGACTCCATCTGGGTTTTCCATAGCAAATAATTACAGTCACTAAGCTTAATTGTGACAGAACTAGCGATGTGGATCTTTGAAGGAAAAGGATAAGAGCCAAGTCTTTCTGCCATTGAAGCACCCGTGAAGGTTCAgaaaagctctgataccatgtgaagATTAGATTaagatgaaaagatgaaaaatgTTTCAGAGAAGAAActgtataattttattattagatTCTTATTTTTACAGAGAAGGAGATGATGAGTTCTTATAGAACGATAGTGGAACTCTCTAGATTAGTTTTGATCCTGTACACTAATCCTTATCCATATTATTTTGACTTGATGTTGGGTTTATAGTTGGGCTTTGACTCCAAATATTATTCACAATTTAAACCATTGACCCAtgtaacataataaaattatgcAAATGACCCTAGTGAAAGGTTGAGCTGGCTCCGCCACTTCCATCTGTCTTTGCTAGAGACAGACAGAACAAACAAAACGAAGAGATGAGAGGGAATGCATCCTTAGTAACATTAAACCACAAGATTCTCGGGCCATGTAGGAAACTCCTCATCAGAATCACCAAGAGCTGTCCTCGGCGCCATAACCGGCATTTGAAACTCAagaaagcttcttcttcttatactaCTAATTCAGGGAACAAGGTCACCAAAGCGGTGGCTTTGTTCTTTCGCACTTTCCataagaagaagcagaagaaagagAAAATGAAGCGGCTTAACGAACTAAGGAGCTTCTCGCACGCTGTCAGCGACCAGCAGAAGAAGACGTCAAACCAAGAAGAAAGTTTTCCCGTCAAGACTCACAATGTCTTGGCTAGGTCAAGGGGAAGGGTAACAACACGCAAGAAGTCCCGCAAGATTATGATCCACGTAGAGACAGCACAAGCGGATTCATTCCTggattttttcaaatttatttaactCAAATCGGTTATGTGTTGGacattaatttctttgctttctcGATGTACAGTTATTGACATtgagaccttttttttttttactcaaatTGAAATCATTCATAATCGAATTACCGGTATTCATACACAAGCTGGCGGCAAAACGAAATAGCCCCagaaccaaaagcccataagaAGCGGCGGCTAAAACCCACACTGGAGCGACTAAAACCCACACTCGGGTGACTTGAAACAAACACAAACCATAAAAACTAAATCAACACTAGCCACGTTAACATCCACGCAAAAAAACATCAGATAACTTAGCAATTTTTAAAACAGAGTAAATGTCAATGGTCGGGAAGTACCGCTGCTGCCTATAGCCCGCCACCCGGTACCCTCCACTTCTGCACCCAAACCACACTTATCGCTGCTGCTCGCCGCCAAACGATAAGACCAAAACCCGGGGACTTCAAACCTCGACAAGGGGAACCACTGCTCGGTCCACGCGCCTTGGATACATAAACACTCTACGATCAAAGAAAGAAGCTCGCCCAACCACCAAGAAGACGAAGCCTTGCCAAGAACCTCTCCAACACTCACGGGAAAGGAACCAAACGACAAGCAACCAAATGACACATAACCCCTAGAACAAAGACTGCTAAGTCACAACCATCAAGACGCTTACACCCATGGCCTATAACGATTAAGACTCACACACTTAACAGTACAAGAGCCCAATCAAAACGCTAATTACCATTGAGACCTTACACTACgtgtatttagttatttacaTATTACGTGATCCATTATAGCTCAAGATCAATTTTGTGTTTGCTTTATGGTCATGATAAAAAAGTTGTACGAGATTGATGCATATAACCATTTTATGTAATGGAGTTAAATTTAATAACTAGAGAATCAAGAAACGGTTTTCAAGATATCAAGAATCCGAAATCATATAAAAGCAGAAGAGGAGATAGACATATATATCCTATAACTACAAGAACGGACCATTTGCTTCATTCCCCACCTACAACTTAGGCAAATCAACTCACATAACCCGGTGAGAAGTTTGATACATGATGAACCATTTTCCTCGGGCCAGTTCTTGGCAGCACCTCCATTGTTGTATGAGAACCTAAAAGcagacacacaaaaaaaaagagaaattaaaatgaaataaaaaagacAGAGTTTCCTTCTAGCCTCAAGAAGCAGACAAGATTAATATTTAACTCTTTTCAGATTACTCTGTAAAAGAAGACTAAACTTTACGGTCCAAGAGAATTGCTTGACAATCTAAGAGAAACAACACATTACACTTGAAGCTAAGCGTTTAACATAGTGCCTAGCACTACAGGTATGGTTCTCTAGAGACCGAGAGGAGAATAAACGAAGAACTGTATTCGAAACCCTAactttaaaaggaaaaaaaaacatgtacaGAAACAACGTCTAACAAAGCAAGGAACTGTAATCACAATCAACAATCAAAATGTCAAGCAATTAGCAATATATCAAAATAACTCCAGAGATTTAAATGTATAAACACTGAAACTACTCATATTGTGCGGCTAGAAGAATCTTACTCTTTGGAGAGGACAAAGCTGGTACGAAGTGGTAGCAACTCAAAAGAAATGAAGCCATGGCAGAGAGTATTAACGGTAAAATTTAACTctaagagacagagagagaactAAGAGTGTATTTAAGTAAAGTAATGATCTTTGGTGTGTCGCGTGCGTACAGTTCTGCACATAGCACGCTGCACGTTTATCGATGAATgtaaagagaaaaaaacttttgtttttgatttcgACGTTTCTTGTTTCAAGATCCCTCCCTCTCATTCGCGttctttttgaga
This window encodes:
- the LOC103865428 gene encoding LOW QUALITY PROTEIN: uncharacterized protein LOC103865428 (The sequence of the model RefSeq protein was modified relative to this genomic sequence to represent the inferred CDS: inserted 2 bases in 1 codon; deleted 1 base in 1 codon), whose protein sequence is MRGNASLVTLNHKILGPCRKLLIRITKSCPRRHNRHLKLKKASSSYTTNSGNKVTKAVALFFRTFHKKKQKKEKMKRLNELRSFSHAVSDQQKKTXQTKKKVFPSRLTMSWLGQGEGNNTQEVPQDYDPRRDSTSGFIPGFFQIYLTQIGYVLDINFFAFSMYSY